From the genome of Phytohabitans rumicis, one region includes:
- a CDS encoding LuxR C-terminal-related transcriptional regulator, translating into MAVQLFLSRRTVEFHLCRAYRKLGVSARGELEDAMIRASLTS; encoded by the coding sequence ATCGCCGTTCAGCTGTTCCTGAGCCGGCGCACCGTCGAGTTCCACCTGTGCCGCGCCTACCGGAAGCTCGGCGTATCCGCACGGGGCGAACTCGAGGACGCCATGATCAGGGCGTCCCTCACGTCGTAG
- a CDS encoding PfaD family polyunsaturated fatty acid/polyketide biosynthesis protein translates to MPSLTAEAPVPRWLPGRHPAAFSAADIAASAWQVRQPLHIIRGAAGYEPGVGLHGTVAAAGAGYELLGTLPPMYPEWLGDRSFTRVHGVRFPYVAGEMANGIATTALVAAMARAEMLGFFGAAGLGLPAIERAVRELADTLPGVRNWGVNLIHTPAEPGHEDGVVDLLLRVDVANVSASAFMELTPAVVRCAVAGLRSDRCGGIDRARHLFAKVSRPEVAERFLSPAPVDILRVLLDRRQITEDEARLAQHVPLAEDVTVEADSGGHTDNRPLAVVLPVIKALSDTLARRHGYPRPIRVGAAGGLGDPVAVAAAFAAGAAYVLTGTVNQLAVEAGLSDAAKTMLAAADMADVVMAPAADMFEYGVRVQVLRRGTLFGARAGQLYDAYLRYPSLEEIPDPVRDRIEKDVLRSTFADAWVRTRRFWQQRDAREADRAEHDPRHRMALVFRSYLGLSSRWAIDGEPSRQADYQIWCGPAIGAFNRWVAGSPLAVPQHRTVVQIALNLLEGAAAVTRAHQLRTFGVAVPDEAFIHRPRLLS, encoded by the coding sequence ATGCCCAGCCTGACCGCGGAGGCGCCCGTGCCGCGCTGGCTGCCCGGCCGGCACCCGGCGGCCTTCTCGGCGGCCGACATCGCCGCGAGCGCCTGGCAGGTCCGGCAGCCGCTGCACATCATCCGTGGCGCGGCCGGATATGAGCCCGGGGTGGGCCTGCACGGCACCGTCGCGGCGGCCGGTGCCGGCTACGAGCTGCTCGGCACGCTGCCGCCGATGTATCCGGAATGGCTGGGTGACCGGTCCTTCACCCGGGTGCACGGCGTCCGGTTCCCGTACGTCGCCGGTGAGATGGCCAACGGCATCGCGACCACCGCGCTGGTCGCTGCGATGGCGCGCGCGGAGATGCTTGGCTTCTTCGGGGCCGCCGGACTGGGGCTGCCGGCGATCGAACGGGCGGTCCGGGAGCTGGCCGACACCTTGCCCGGGGTCCGGAACTGGGGCGTGAACCTGATCCACACTCCCGCTGAGCCCGGGCACGAGGATGGCGTGGTCGACCTCCTGCTGCGCGTCGATGTGGCAAATGTGTCCGCATCCGCGTTCATGGAGCTCACCCCGGCCGTCGTGCGGTGCGCGGTGGCCGGGCTTCGATCCGATCGATGCGGCGGGATCGACCGCGCCCGGCACCTGTTCGCGAAGGTCTCGCGACCGGAGGTCGCCGAGCGGTTCCTGTCCCCGGCGCCCGTCGACATCCTGCGCGTCCTGCTGGACCGCCGGCAGATCACCGAGGACGAGGCCCGCCTGGCACAACACGTCCCGCTCGCCGAGGACGTGACTGTCGAGGCCGACAGCGGCGGTCACACCGACAACCGGCCGTTGGCCGTGGTGCTTCCGGTCATCAAGGCGCTGAGCGACACCCTCGCCCGCCGCCACGGCTACCCGCGGCCGATCCGGGTCGGCGCGGCCGGCGGCCTCGGCGACCCGGTTGCGGTGGCGGCCGCGTTCGCCGCCGGGGCGGCCTATGTGCTGACCGGCACCGTCAACCAGCTCGCCGTCGAGGCCGGCCTGTCGGACGCGGCCAAGACGATGCTGGCCGCGGCCGACATGGCTGACGTCGTGATGGCACCCGCGGCGGACATGTTCGAGTACGGCGTGCGGGTCCAGGTGCTGCGGCGGGGCACGCTGTTCGGCGCGCGGGCGGGTCAGCTGTACGACGCATACCTGCGGTATCCGTCGCTGGAGGAGATCCCCGACCCGGTGCGGGACCGCATCGAGAAGGACGTACTACGAAGCACCTTCGCGGACGCGTGGGTGCGGACCCGGCGGTTCTGGCAGCAGCGCGACGCGCGTGAGGCCGACCGTGCCGAGCACGACCCACGCCACCGCATGGCGCTGGTGTTCCGCTCGTATCTCGGCCTGTCCAGCCGGTGGGCCATCGACGGCGAGCCGAGCCGGCAGGCGGACTACCAGATTTGGTGCGGCCCGGCGATCGGCGCCTTCAACCGCTGGGTGGCGGGTAGCCCGCTGGCCGTGCCGCAGCACCGCACCGTCGTCCAGATCGCGCTCAACCTGCTCGAGGGCGCGGCGGCCGTGACCCGCGCGCACCAGCTGCGCACCTTCGGGGTCGCCGTGCCCGACGAAGCGTTCATCCACCGGCCGCGTCTGCTGTCGTGA
- a CDS encoding ATP-binding protein, which translates to MTGGRVLFGRSHELSAIEDLLAGARSGRGDALLVSGDAGTGKSALLDHARSIAAMRTLSATGVESESQLPFAAAHMLLRATFGHIDALPALQADGIRAAFGLGPPAGGDRFLVGLAGLALVSEYAGGEPLLCLVDDAQWLDQASADMVHFMIRRLGAEGIALIVATREGEGAFTVPGLPELRLGGLAACDAARLLGTVAGELPAGVRDRIIQETGGNPLALIEVAAQLDPEQRAGRIIPLALHVAAGSYQPGRIQAAFWHRIRRLPDRTRTLLLVAAADDTGDLGVVLRAAHRLGATLPDLAAAEQDGLVEVAGSVLAFRHPLVRTAAYRCAPAAQRVAAHQALAAVYTDAAHTDRRAWHRAVAALEPDADVAADLEVAAELAAVRGGHAEASAAYERAAELTDDPGTRFRLLAAAAEAAHQAGRLAQVITLAGRAQGLADDPAALTHLARLRANAEFERVSPRQACLTLLACASLVADRDPPAALPLLVEAAWRAWYAGDGALAADATRRLERLEVSPRPNLPVRVDLARLTAGDEASALLCVLAGDEDTGWTLATALVTELRDGGKIGRLPLALAALAIAELFRGEHPGASVAAAECVRLAADTGQPRRGALGTAVLALLAAIGGHEKRCAVLAEEVVGHASAHGIGSVAALGIWAAGLLDLGLGRYAEALRRLGGCPPTRSPRSCPPW; encoded by the coding sequence ATGACCGGCGGGCGGGTGCTGTTCGGACGATCGCACGAGCTGTCGGCGATCGAAGATCTCCTGGCCGGTGCCCGGTCCGGTCGCGGCGACGCCCTCCTGGTCAGCGGAGACGCGGGGACCGGCAAGTCCGCCCTCCTCGACCACGCCCGGTCGATCGCCGCGATGCGCACCCTCTCCGCCACCGGGGTCGAGTCGGAGTCCCAGCTGCCCTTCGCAGCCGCGCACATGCTCCTGCGGGCGACGTTCGGCCACATCGACGCGCTGCCCGCCCTGCAGGCCGACGGGATCAGGGCCGCGTTCGGGCTCGGCCCGCCAGCCGGCGGCGACCGCTTTCTCGTTGGGCTCGCGGGGCTCGCCCTGGTGTCGGAGTACGCCGGTGGCGAGCCGCTGCTGTGCCTGGTGGACGACGCGCAGTGGCTCGACCAGGCATCGGCCGACATGGTGCATTTCATGATCCGGAGACTCGGCGCCGAGGGCATCGCGCTGATCGTCGCCACCCGGGAGGGCGAGGGCGCGTTCACGGTGCCCGGCCTTCCGGAACTGCGGCTGGGCGGCCTCGCCGCCTGCGACGCCGCCCGCCTGCTGGGCACGGTGGCCGGCGAGCTGCCCGCCGGCGTACGCGACCGCATCATCCAGGAGACCGGCGGCAACCCGCTCGCGTTGATCGAGGTGGCCGCCCAGCTCGATCCGGAGCAGCGGGCCGGCCGGATCATTCCGCTGGCCCTGCACGTCGCGGCCGGCTCGTACCAGCCCGGGCGGATCCAAGCGGCGTTCTGGCACCGGATCCGCCGGCTGCCCGACCGCACCCGGACGCTGCTCCTCGTGGCCGCCGCCGACGACACGGGCGACCTGGGCGTCGTGTTGCGCGCGGCGCACCGGCTCGGGGCGACGCTGCCCGATCTGGCGGCCGCCGAGCAGGACGGCCTCGTCGAGGTCGCCGGATCGGTGCTGGCCTTCCGACACCCGCTGGTCCGCACGGCGGCCTACCGATGCGCGCCAGCGGCGCAGCGGGTGGCCGCGCATCAGGCCCTCGCGGCGGTGTACACGGACGCGGCGCACACCGACCGGCGGGCCTGGCACCGTGCCGTCGCCGCGCTGGAACCCGATGCGGACGTGGCGGCGGACCTGGAGGTCGCCGCCGAGCTGGCCGCCGTCCGCGGCGGGCACGCGGAGGCGTCCGCCGCATACGAGCGGGCCGCGGAGCTGACCGACGACCCAGGAACACGGTTCCGCCTCCTCGCCGCCGCTGCGGAGGCGGCCCACCAGGCGGGCCGGCTGGCGCAGGTGATCACGCTGGCCGGCCGTGCCCAGGGCCTCGCCGACGACCCGGCGGCGCTCACGCACTTGGCGCGCCTTCGCGCGAACGCGGAGTTCGAGCGGGTCTCCCCCCGCCAGGCCTGCCTGACGCTGCTCGCCTGCGCCTCGCTGGTGGCCGACCGCGATCCGCCGGCGGCCCTACCGCTGCTCGTGGAGGCGGCGTGGCGGGCGTGGTACGCCGGTGACGGAGCCCTGGCCGCGGACGCCACCCGCCGGCTGGAGCGCCTGGAAGTATCGCCACGGCCGAACCTCCCCGTGAGGGTGGACCTCGCCCGGTTGACCGCGGGTGACGAGGCGAGCGCCCTTCTGTGCGTCCTGGCCGGTGACGAGGACACCGGCTGGACGCTGGCCACTGCCCTCGTCACGGAGCTGCGTGACGGCGGGAAGATCGGCCGGCTGCCGCTCGCACTGGCCGCGCTCGCCATAGCCGAGCTGTTCCGCGGCGAGCACCCCGGTGCGTCGGTCGCCGCCGCCGAATGCGTGCGGCTGGCCGCGGACACCGGCCAGCCGCGCCGCGGAGCGCTCGGCACCGCGGTTCTCGCGCTGCTCGCCGCGATCGGTGGCCACGAGAAGCGGTGTGCCGTGCTGGCCGAGGAAGTGGTGGGGCACGCGTCCGCCCACGGCATCGGCTCGGTCGCCGCGCTCGGCATCTGGGCCGCCGGCCTGCTCGACCTGGGCCTCGGCCGGTACGCCGAAGCGCTGCGCCGGCTCGGGGGCTGCCCGCCGACGCGTTCGCCCCGTTCCTGCCCGCCCTGGTAG
- a CDS encoding type I polyketide synthase, producing the protein MPDRPATGQVPVAVVGLAALMPGARDAAEFWRNIVTGRDLITDVPGSHWSTDDFYDRDPAAPDKTYSRRGAFLPEIEFDPLAHGLPPATLPALDPGQLLGLVVADELLADLDQGLAGPLDRERVSVIIGSSTLSRVGTMDARIQRPVWLRALREQGIDEAAAEAVCDRIAAHYVPWQEATFPGLLSNVVAGRIANRLDLHGTNCTVDAACASSLAAVAAGINELSLGQADLVITGGVDATNNPLMYVCFSKTPALSPTGDARPFAEDADGTILGEGVAMLGLKRLDAAERDGDRIYAVIRGVGSSSDGRGGAIYAPMPPGQVRALRRAYAVAGYGPDTVELVEAHGTATRAGDAAEFESLRQVFAGSGRPDPRWCALGTVKSQIGHTKAAAGAAGLVKAVLALHHRVLPPTIKVRQPNARLGLEDSPFYLNTAARPWTRPDDHPRRASVSSFGFGGANFHVALEEAAGRTAPRFRVAASELVLLAADSPHELSARIRDVAGRSTAAAPSDLARDAQHDFAAGASVRLAVVARDEEDLRAKLDQAAALLERGGSFTVPGGVWCEAAQPDAGRVAFLFPGQGSQYVGMGGDVAMAFPPAQDAWDAAAAVDLGEGALHDVVFPPRPFSATDGAAAADRLTATRWAQPALAAHSLSLLAMLTAAGIEPACVAGHSLGELVALHAAGAMDAATLLYLTRYRGELMTQIDGAPGAMLAVAADADTVTSNTDTLESVWLANLNAPRQTVVSGTTEAVDALHARLSAAGITSRRLDVSAAFHSPLIASVTPPLRRFLDGLKLAAPRIDVYGNADARTYDRDSDAVRARLAEHATAPVRFHDQIEAMYADGVRTFVEVGAGSVLTGLVGQILGDRDHLAVSLDKPGKDGVTAWHEAMARLAVRGVPMNLSGLSEHWRSAPPRPARPADRPRMSLRIDGTGYGKPSPAPQEQPVMAAPVFPERPVAEEFAAMPEPREPAPAEPSGQWLATVAELQRQTAEAHMNFQRVLGDAHRTFLQMAGQTFAAFAGPPSGAYPEAPDPEFAGPLAVPPPAMAPLPATAFPAVVPPAPAMPAAPVMASQPVAPTPRAASAVAVPGPEAGHPIELGLLLDIVADKTGYPTDMLDGAMDLEADLGIDSIKKVEIFAALRERVAGMPSADSPQMAQLFQLRTLDQIVQWAGDGTSDRTEARPPARPDDGGRITTEVARRLEVRPAAAPACGLALAGLTGSPLVVVDGGSGLAPAVVECLAAHDITAVVRDAPGPDARGVILLGGTLASSGPREAFHVHRTAFRIARDVAAGMTDRGGVFVTVQDTGGGFGRLDPDPERAWLGGLAALARTAALEWPLAAVKAIDCQRGGRTDAEAAAAIVEELLTGGPTLDVGLRADGTRWILTETETETEPAAASPVRGDSVIVASGGARGVTAAALLALAAAHQPRMLLIGRTELVDEPAYLAVARDETSLTRLLAREHAASSPAQVAAQARAIRAAREVRATLAGLARAGSTVRYAAVDVTDRVALGRELDRTRAEWGPITGLVHGAGVLADKRIADKTDEQFDRVYSTKVDGFRALLEATAADPLLLLCVFTSVAARLGNPGQSDYAMANETLNQLALAERRRRPACRVTAIGWGPGKAAWSPTRSPPTLRGAACRCSRWTSARAPSWPRSTRAPNPSTCSSACQAGGERTRARASPPVSGCTPAPTAICSITPRPARRCFRWPWRWSGSLPRVGPVFRTGRRISATCACSGASTCRTWPPVATASPSRAGPPHTSRTSLTYD; encoded by the coding sequence ATGCCGGACCGCCCAGCCACAGGTCAGGTCCCCGTCGCCGTGGTGGGCCTCGCCGCGCTGATGCCCGGCGCCCGTGACGCGGCCGAGTTCTGGCGCAACATCGTCACGGGCCGGGATCTGATCACCGACGTGCCCGGCTCACACTGGTCGACGGACGACTTCTACGACCGCGACCCCGCGGCTCCCGACAAGACCTATTCCCGCCGGGGCGCGTTCCTGCCTGAGATCGAGTTCGATCCGCTGGCCCACGGCCTGCCGCCGGCCACGCTGCCCGCGTTGGATCCGGGCCAGCTGCTAGGTCTGGTGGTCGCCGACGAACTGCTCGCGGACCTCGACCAGGGCCTGGCCGGTCCGCTGGACCGGGAACGGGTCAGCGTCATCATCGGCAGTTCCACGTTGAGCCGCGTAGGCACGATGGACGCCCGGATCCAGCGGCCGGTGTGGCTGCGGGCACTGCGGGAGCAGGGTATCGACGAGGCGGCGGCGGAGGCGGTATGCGACCGGATCGCGGCGCACTACGTGCCGTGGCAGGAGGCGACCTTCCCCGGCCTACTGTCCAATGTGGTCGCCGGCCGGATCGCCAACCGCCTTGACCTGCACGGCACCAACTGCACCGTCGACGCCGCGTGCGCCAGCTCCTTGGCCGCGGTGGCCGCCGGTATCAACGAGCTGTCACTCGGGCAGGCCGACCTGGTTATCACCGGCGGCGTCGACGCGACCAACAACCCGCTGATGTACGTCTGCTTCAGTAAGACCCCCGCCCTGTCGCCGACCGGCGACGCCCGCCCTTTCGCCGAGGACGCCGACGGCACCATTCTCGGCGAGGGTGTGGCGATGCTGGGGCTCAAGCGGCTGGACGCCGCCGAACGCGACGGCGACCGGATCTACGCCGTGATTCGGGGCGTCGGCTCCTCCTCGGACGGCCGCGGCGGCGCGATCTACGCGCCGATGCCGCCGGGCCAGGTCCGGGCGCTGCGGCGCGCGTACGCGGTGGCCGGCTATGGTCCCGACACGGTGGAGCTCGTCGAAGCGCACGGCACCGCCACCCGGGCCGGGGACGCCGCCGAGTTCGAGTCCCTGCGCCAGGTGTTCGCCGGGAGCGGCCGGCCGGACCCGCGGTGGTGCGCGCTGGGCACGGTCAAATCGCAGATCGGCCACACCAAGGCGGCGGCGGGCGCCGCGGGACTGGTGAAGGCGGTGCTGGCCCTGCATCACCGGGTGCTGCCGCCGACCATCAAGGTGCGGCAGCCCAACGCCCGGCTCGGACTCGAGGACAGCCCTTTCTACCTCAACACGGCCGCCCGGCCGTGGACCCGGCCGGACGATCACCCGCGTCGGGCATCGGTGTCGAGCTTCGGCTTCGGGGGCGCCAATTTCCACGTCGCGCTGGAGGAAGCCGCGGGTCGGACGGCGCCTCGGTTCAGGGTCGCAGCGAGCGAGCTGGTGCTGCTCGCCGCGGATTCGCCGCACGAGCTGTCGGCGCGCATCCGGGACGTCGCCGGGCGCTCGACGGCCGCGGCACCGTCCGACCTGGCCCGCGACGCGCAGCACGACTTCGCCGCCGGCGCATCGGTCCGGCTGGCGGTCGTGGCCCGCGACGAGGAGGATCTGCGCGCCAAGCTCGACCAGGCCGCCGCGCTGCTCGAGCGCGGCGGTTCGTTCACCGTTCCGGGCGGCGTGTGGTGCGAGGCCGCCCAGCCGGATGCGGGACGCGTCGCGTTCCTCTTCCCCGGACAGGGCTCGCAGTACGTGGGCATGGGCGGTGACGTCGCTATGGCCTTCCCACCGGCGCAGGACGCATGGGATGCCGCCGCCGCGGTGGATCTGGGGGAAGGTGCCTTGCACGACGTGGTCTTCCCACCACGGCCGTTCTCGGCGACCGACGGGGCCGCCGCGGCGGACCGGCTCACCGCGACCCGCTGGGCGCAGCCGGCCCTCGCCGCTCACAGCCTGTCGCTGCTGGCGATGCTGACGGCCGCCGGGATCGAGCCCGCGTGCGTCGCCGGGCACAGCCTGGGCGAGCTGGTCGCGTTGCACGCCGCCGGCGCCATGGACGCCGCCACGCTGCTGTATCTGACCCGGTACCGCGGGGAGCTGATGACGCAGATCGACGGGGCGCCGGGCGCGATGCTCGCGGTCGCCGCCGACGCCGACACGGTCACCTCGAACACGGACACGCTGGAATCCGTTTGGCTGGCCAACCTCAACGCTCCGCGCCAGACGGTCGTGTCCGGCACCACCGAAGCGGTCGACGCGCTGCACGCCCGCCTGTCAGCGGCCGGGATCACCTCCCGGCGCCTCGACGTCTCCGCCGCCTTCCACAGCCCGCTGATCGCGTCCGTGACGCCACCACTGCGCCGGTTCCTTGACGGGCTGAAGCTGGCCGCACCGCGCATCGACGTATACGGCAACGCCGATGCGCGGACCTACGATCGCGACTCGGACGCTGTCCGCGCCCGGCTCGCCGAACACGCCACGGCGCCGGTCCGGTTCCACGACCAGATCGAGGCGATGTACGCCGACGGTGTGCGCACGTTCGTCGAGGTGGGGGCCGGGTCGGTGCTCACCGGCCTGGTCGGGCAGATCCTCGGCGACCGCGACCACCTCGCCGTGAGCCTGGACAAGCCAGGCAAGGACGGGGTCACCGCCTGGCACGAGGCCATGGCCCGGCTCGCCGTCCGGGGCGTGCCGATGAACCTGTCGGGCCTGTCGGAGCACTGGCGGTCGGCCCCGCCACGGCCGGCGCGGCCCGCGGACCGTCCCCGGATGTCGCTACGCATCGACGGCACCGGCTACGGCAAGCCGAGCCCGGCGCCCCAGGAACAACCCGTCATGGCGGCCCCCGTTTTCCCGGAACGCCCCGTCGCTGAGGAGTTTGCCGCCATGCCCGAACCTCGCGAACCCGCGCCCGCTGAACCGAGCGGGCAATGGCTCGCCACGGTCGCCGAGCTGCAACGCCAGACCGCCGAGGCGCACATGAACTTCCAGCGTGTCCTCGGTGACGCCCATCGCACCTTCCTGCAGATGGCCGGGCAGACGTTCGCGGCCTTCGCCGGCCCTCCGTCCGGCGCCTACCCGGAGGCACCGGATCCCGAATTCGCCGGCCCGCTGGCGGTGCCGCCGCCGGCGATGGCACCCCTACCCGCGACGGCATTCCCGGCCGTAGTGCCTCCTGCGCCTGCCATGCCTGCGGCGCCCGTCATGGCCTCCCAGCCCGTGGCGCCGACGCCGCGGGCCGCTTCGGCCGTGGCGGTGCCCGGCCCCGAGGCGGGGCACCCCATCGAGCTCGGGCTGCTGCTGGACATCGTCGCGGACAAGACCGGCTATCCCACCGACATGCTCGACGGCGCCATGGACCTGGAAGCCGACCTGGGGATCGACTCGATCAAGAAGGTGGAGATCTTCGCGGCGTTACGCGAACGAGTAGCGGGCATGCCGTCGGCCGACTCGCCGCAGATGGCGCAGCTGTTCCAACTGCGCACCCTCGACCAGATCGTCCAATGGGCAGGCGACGGCACCAGCGACCGCACCGAGGCGCGACCACCCGCGCGACCCGACGACGGCGGGCGGATCACCACTGAGGTCGCGCGCCGATTAGAGGTCCGGCCGGCCGCCGCGCCGGCCTGCGGTCTTGCCTTGGCGGGCCTCACCGGCTCGCCGCTGGTCGTGGTCGACGGCGGCAGCGGGCTGGCCCCCGCTGTGGTCGAGTGCCTCGCCGCACACGACATCACCGCGGTAGTGCGCGATGCCCCCGGACCCGATGCCCGGGGCGTGATCCTGCTTGGCGGGACGCTCGCTTCGTCCGGCCCGCGGGAGGCGTTCCACGTGCACCGGACCGCGTTCCGGATCGCCCGGGACGTCGCCGCCGGGATGACCGACCGGGGCGGTGTCTTCGTGACCGTCCAGGACACGGGCGGCGGCTTCGGGCGCCTGGATCCTGATCCGGAGCGCGCCTGGCTCGGCGGCCTCGCGGCACTGGCCAGGACCGCGGCGCTGGAATGGCCCCTCGCCGCGGTGAAGGCCATCGACTGCCAGCGCGGCGGCCGTACCGACGCCGAGGCAGCCGCAGCGATCGTGGAGGAATTGCTGACCGGCGGCCCCACACTCGATGTCGGCCTGCGCGCGGACGGCACCCGGTGGATCCTGACCGAAACCGAAACGGAAACAGAGCCAGCCGCCGCGTCACCGGTCAGGGGCGACTCGGTCATCGTCGCCAGCGGCGGCGCCCGTGGTGTGACGGCCGCCGCGCTGCTTGCCCTGGCCGCCGCGCACCAACCCCGGATGCTGCTCATCGGTCGTACCGAACTCGTCGACGAACCCGCATACCTCGCCGTGGCCCGGGACGAGACGTCGTTGACCCGGCTGCTGGCCCGGGAGCACGCGGCGTCCAGCCCGGCGCAGGTGGCGGCCCAGGCCCGGGCCATCCGTGCGGCCCGCGAGGTGCGCGCCACCCTCGCCGGGCTGGCGCGGGCCGGGTCGACGGTCCGGTACGCCGCGGTCGACGTCACCGACCGGGTGGCGCTGGGCCGGGAACTGGACCGGACCCGCGCGGAATGGGGACCGATCACCGGTCTCGTGCACGGCGCCGGGGTGCTCGCGGACAAGCGCATCGCCGACAAGACCGACGAGCAGTTCGACCGCGTGTACTCGACCAAGGTCGACGGCTTCCGCGCGCTGCTGGAGGCGACCGCGGCCGATCCGCTGCTGTTGTTGTGCGTGTTCACCTCCGTCGCGGCCCGCCTCGGCAACCCGGGACAGAGCGACTACGCGATGGCCAACGAGACCCTCAACCAGCTGGCGTTGGCCGAACGCCGGCGGCGCCCGGCGTGCCGGGTGACCGCGATCGGTTGGGGCCCTGGGAAGGCGGCATGGTCACCGACGCGCTCGCCGCCCACTTTGCGCGGCGCGGCGTGCCGCTGCTCCCGCTGGACGTCGGCGCGCGCGCCTTCGTGGCCGAGATCGACGCGAGCCCCGAACCCGTCGACGTGCTCATCGGCATGCCAAGCGGGAGGCGAACGGACGCGCGCCCGAGCTTCGCCGCCGGTGTCTGGGTGCACGCCCGCACCCACGGCTATCTGCTCGATCACGCCCCGGCCGGCGCGCCGGTGCTTCCGCTGGCCATGGCGATGGAGTGGCTCACTGCCGCGGGTCGGGCCCGTTTTCCGTACCGGGAGACGAATCTCCGCGACGTGCGCGTGCTCAGGCGCGTCGACCTGCCGGACCTGGCCACCGGTGGCCACCGCTTCACCGTCGAGGGCCGGGCCGCCGCACACGAGCCGGACCAGCTTGACCTACGACTGA